Proteins encoded in a region of the Salvelinus sp. IW2-2015 linkage group LG27, ASM291031v2, whole genome shotgun sequence genome:
- the LOC111953149 gene encoding NEDD8 ultimate buster 1 yields MAELHIQEKLVNLLNQDNIQLRNPPYTTEDSEAGQQSLQELAVNYAPIVCISVSEVASALESLRSQAVKSGMGNKTYGETCVELFLPKDLKKYTKKNHYLETKLDVLAQDIMDRITEQYGLKYIQLIFKGKTLTPEKRLDEQNVKNKSKMMVLRVSVPERKKQMLEVEEEKKTQDQSVQRTQKGFQILSERDGTDDTATTPFLEIADQKGNPLKIPHSKKKALILAMGFHEKGRALMKRKQYETALGHLVQADDQFVKCGFKLLNTVDNYAVLQLDIVWCYRALEALSYLDDGKRRLQIAEDCFRNCYGDQQQRLMKIKGNTRGEEVLFLRLYLLQSILAHMVGNERQATQKLKQAEDLYGRLCLDPGEIKELKDLGFSEQEARLGLRACHGNVGEAALHITHRRQEREEMKQKESEKRRMCVEGLATLRELGYSKKDAAWALLQTDGDMDGAYRMLLDSAARTNNTELPINQSKVEQLTYLGFEPEVALRLTGENVQGATQLLQDNQVVLPPELLSPSPASSLSEEPSTTSESAGSGSQGEAPMDVDLVNEVLEDIPLHEEDYLDLTLEEESEVIDKMKSYLYKNCASSS; encoded by the exons ATGGCGGAGCTACATATTCAGGAAAAGCTGGTAAATCTTTTAAATCAAGATAATATTCAGCTCAGGAATCCACCTTACACAACAGAGGACAGCGAGGCAGGACAGCAATCTCTTCAG gagcTTGCAGTGAACTATGCCCCCATTGTGTGCATCTCTGTGTCTGAAGTGGCCAGTGCCTTGGAGAGCCTCCGATCCCAGGCAGTAAAGAGTGGAATGGGGAACAAGACCTACGGAGAGACATGTGTGGAACTCTTTCTGCCTAAAGACTTGAAAAAG TATACCAAGAAGAATCACTATTTGGAGACAAAACTGGATGTCCTTGCTCAAGATATCATGGATAG GATTACTGAACAATATGGACTTAAATATATCCAGTTAATTTTTAAAGGGAAGACACTGACTCCTG AGAAGCGTCTGGATGAACAGAATGTGAAGAACAAAAGTAAGATGATGGTTCTGCGGGTGAGCGtgccagagaggaagaaacagatgttggaggtggaggaggagaagaaaacacAGGACCAGAGTGTCCAGAGAACCCAGAAGGGCTTCCAGATCCTATCAGAGAGAG ATGGCACCGATGACACAGCCACGACTCCATTCCTAGAGATTGCTGATCAGAAGGGGAACCCCCTGAAAATACCTCACAGTAAGAAAAAG GCTCTGATTTTAGCCATGGGGTTCCATGAGAAAGGCCGTGCTCTGATGAAGAGGAAACAGTATGAAACTGCTCTGGGCCACCTGGTGCAAGCTGACGACcagtttgt TAAGTGTGGCTTCAAGCTCTTGAACACAGTGGACAACTATGCAGTACTGCAGCTGGACATYGTGTGGTGCTACCGAGCCTTGGAGGCCCTGTCCTATCTGGATGACGGCAAGCGGAGGCTGCAGATTGCCGAGGACTGCTTCCGCAATTGCTACGGAGACCAGCAGCAGAGGCTCATGAAGATCAAG GGAaacaccagaggagaggaggtgctgTTCCTCAGGCTGTACCTCCTGCAGAGCATACTGGCGCACATGGTTGGTAACGAGCGCCAGGCCACACAGAAGCTTAAGCAG GCTGAGGATCTCTATGGGCGTCTGTGTCTGGACCCAGGGGAGATAAAAGAGCTGAAGGATCTGGGGTTCTCTGAGCAGGAAGCCCGTCTGGGTCTGAGGGCCTGCCATGGCAACGTAGGCGAGGCCGCGCTGCACATCACCCATAGGAGACAG gagagggaggagatgaaacAGAAGGAGAGTGAGAAGAGGAGGATGTGTGTGGAGGGCCTGGCTACCCTCAGAGAGCTGGGTTACTCCAAGAAAGACGCTGCCTGGGCCCTCCTTCAGACAGACGGAGACATGGACGGAGCCTACAGG ATGCTTCTAGATTCTGCTGCTAGAACCAACAACACAGAGCTCCCCATAAATCAATCCAAGGTTGAGCAG CTGACATACCTGGGTTTTGAGCCGGAGGTGGCCCTGAGGCTGACAGGGGAAAACGTTCAGGGGGCCACCCAGCTGCTGCAGGACAACCAGGTGGTCCTGCCCCCAGAACTGCTGTCCCCCTCTCCCGCCTCCTCACTGTCCGAGGAGCCCAGCACCACCTCCGAGTCCGCAG GTTCTGGGAGCCAAGGGGAGGCCCCAATGGACGTCGACCTGGTGAATGAGGTGCTGGAGGACATCCCTCTACACGAAGAGGACTACCTGGACCTGACcctggaggaggagagcgaggtcATAGACAAGATGAAGTCCTACCTCTACAAGAACTGTGCCTCCTCCAGCTAA
- the crygn2 gene encoding gamma-crystallin N-B yields MSQYSGKITFYEGKCFTGRQLEVRGDCDNFQDRGFMNRVNSIRVESGAFCCFDHPDFKGQQYILEHGEYPEFQRWNSHNDHMGSCKPIKMHGEHYRMELFEACNFSGQCVEICDDCPFLQSRGLSKNCINSIKVYGDGAWVMYEEPNFRGRMYIVERGDYCSHNEWQAQNPNIQSIRRVVNYF; encoded by the exons ATCACCTTCTACGAGGGAAAATGCTTCACTGGCAGGCAGCTGGAGGTCAGGGGAGACTGCGATAACTTCCAGGACCGTGGCTTCATGAACCGCGTCAACTCCATCCGYGTGGAGAGCGGCGCCTTCTGCTGCTTCGACCACCCCGACTTCAAGGGACAGCAGTACATCCTGGAGCACGGCGAATACCCAGAGTTCCAGCGTTGGAACAGCCACAACGACCACATGGGCTCCTGTAAGCCCATCAAGATG CACGGTGAGCACTACAGAATGGAGCTGTTCGAGGCCTGTAACTTCTCCGGCCAGTGTGTGGAGATCTGTGATGACTGCCCCTTCCTGCAGAGCCGTGGCCTCAGCAAGAACTGCATTAACTCCATCAAGGTCTATGGAGACGGAGC CTGGGTGATGTATGAGGAGCCTAACTTCCGCGGCCGCATGTACATCGTGGAGAGAGGAGACTACTGCAGTCACAACGAGTGGCAGGCCCAGAACCCCAACATCCAGTCCATCCGTAGGGTGGTCAACTACTTCTAA